The following are encoded together in the Takifugu flavidus isolate HTHZ2018 chromosome 22, ASM371156v2, whole genome shotgun sequence genome:
- the shank3b gene encoding SH3 and multiple ankyrin repeat domains protein 3 isoform X6, with translation MPLSPAADTKHDRPRQQAVTNGNPTGSAVARDEDGDEPPSGNSIVVRIGIPDLQQTKCLRLDPELPVWTSKQRVLVTLTQSLSDVLNYGLFQPAFNGRAGKFLDEERLLKEYPLPPITPIPYLEFRYKRRIYTQSYVDDKQLAKLHTKANLKRFMEHVHQKNVEKVSKWLEKGLDPNFHDSDSGECPLTLAVQLEESGELIKVLRNGGAHLDFRTRDGITALHRAVLCRNSASLTTMLDLGASPDYKDSRGLTPLYHSAIVGGAPYCCELLLQDHAAIGMTDENGWQEIHQACRHGNVQHLEHLLFYGADMSSQNASGNTALHLCALYNQDSCARVLLFRGANKDIKNYNNQTAFQVAIIAGNFDLAEIIKIHKLSDVVVPFRETPSYTKRRRVGQGQSRMPAGNGLSSPRSLIRSASDNALESPASSPGPSLQSLETHHDTHTHSLRRHTRRLSPSSGGQGENSPPSSPPLTPQMRKRRLYSAVPGRTFIATQSYVPQGTGEIQLHRGERVKVLSIGEGGFWEGSVKGRTGWFPADCIEEVQMRQYDPRLETREDRTKRLFRHYTVGSYDNYTSYSDYVIEEKTAVLQKRDSEGFGFVLRGAKAETPIEEFVPTPAFPALQYLESVDQGGVAWRAGLRTGDFLIEVNGSDVVKVGHRQVVSLIRQGGSRLLMKVVSVSRKSESNLIRKKAPPPPKRAPSTSLTLRSKSMTADLEEIARRRRIEKLDEMLAGGQQEVVLRARPTEDFRAATVKQRPTSRRITQAEINSLFERQGVTPPTGLEKSTMAVPRGMSRTKSFGTPEDDRITALINESRFPRSSSLTESFIPPPPQTAPPPPPSASSTSPLFLLDSGPPPSFLPPPPPSRAEGLSRSSFKPGAEPRLQELSDSPLRSHAHAERQRKARSMIILQDMPPALQPDTHALHTATHTATHTLHTATHTSTLSVHSTSPALGHSPLSRRRGRPIENPYANVGQQAPPSKPQRRKSPLLKQLPVEEQGLGIKDSDPSKLEPPGSPSRAELYQQQVLSERARVQGRRSSLFLSVEGSGSENQVPPLLTQSHSMDDLGELPPPAPVLSPSPTPHTFLHPLTGKPLDPSSPLALALAARERALTARTPSPEPRLKHTSTSTTPIPTPAASPEGRHKRTPATTPQSSPEPRSKRTTPQTSPEQRTKRTTPQTSPEMRHKRITPPLFPDGQVERPETEGGVTSPAAPSPERWKPAPLPPLANESHAALIDRRRSLTVGSSEEEGGAYTVTLPPALLSSSDEETREELRRIGLVTPPPAFSNTCAPPPSSLTLLPRRVGEGGGGESGPDSLGRRGDEEEGSSERVPDSSSSPSSLPPSITLASPPAPTSPSSPPTAQPSPSSPATSPIALKPRLRSPIGRGRSALRDPLLKQSSDSELLPIASSASSPSSPLCSSPTSSSRQPRYLFQRRSKLWGGGEDRGEERRGLNTEEVGGRPAALGGQGSGSAVDLTSRSASALELSGRAGSGLDLANRLQLLNKDSHSLGEEPSSLDPGRRSPVGGARCGNGDSKS, from the exons ATGCCTCTGAGTCCAGCCGCTGACACCAAACATGATCGCCCGCGGCAACAGGCGGTTACTAATGGCAACCCAACAGGCTCTGCTGTTGCCAGGGACGAGGACGGGGATGAGCCGCCCTCAGGAAACAGTATTGTTGTCCGCATCGGCATCCCAGACCTTCAGCAGACG AAGTGTTTGCGGTTGGATCCAGAGTTACCCGTTTGGACCAGTAAGCAGAGGGTTCTGGTGACGTTGACTCAGTCTCTGTCGGATGTTCTGAACTATGGTCTCTTCCAGCCGGCGTTCAACGGCCGAGCAGGAAAGTTCCTGGACGAGGAGCGCCTGCTGAAGGAGTATCCTCTGCCCCCCATCACGCCAATCCCCTATCTTGAG TTTCGTTACAAGAGGAGGATTTATACACAGAGCTACGTGGATGATAAACAGCTGGCCAAACTGCACACTAag GCTAATCTGAAGCGTTTTATGGAGCACGTTCACCAGAAGAATGTAGAGAAAGTTTCCAAATGGTTGGAGAAAGGCCTCGACCCCAACTTCCACGACTCGGACAGCGGAG agtgtcCGCTCACCCTCGCcgtccagctggaggagagcggcGAGCTGATCAAGGTCCTGAGAAACGGAGGAGCACATCTGGACTTCAGGACTCGAGATGGAATCACCGCTCTGCACCGAGCTGTCCTGTGCAGGAACAGTGCCTCGCTCACT ACTATGCTGGACCTTGGAGCATCTCCTGACTACAAAGACAGCAGGGGCCTGACGCCCCTCTATCACTCTGCCATTGTGGGCGGCGCCCCCTACTGCTGcgaactgctgctgcaggaccacGCAGCCATCG GAATGACTGATGAGAATGGGTGGCAGGAAATTCACCag GCATGTCGCCATGGTAACGTGCAGCACTTGGAGCACCTGCTGTTCTATGGTGCTGACATGAGTTCCCAGAACGCATCAGGAAACACCGCACTGCACCTCTGTGCTCTTTACAACCAG GACAGCTGTGCCAGAGTGCTGCTGTTCAGAGGGGCAAACAAAGACATCAAAAACTACAACAACCAGACTGCatttcag gtggcaATAATTGCAGGAAACTTTGATCTTGCAGAAATTATTAAGATCCATAAACTCTCTGATGTCG TAGTTCCCTTCAGAGAAACCCCCTCCTACACAAAGCGCCGCAGAGTGGGCCAGGGCCAGAGCAGGATGCCGGCCGGAAATGGACTGTCGTCGCCTCGATCTCTGATTCGCTCAGCCAGCGATAACGCCCTGGaaagccccgcctcctctcctGGCCCCTCCCTCCAAAGCCTGGAAACGCACCacgacacacatacacactcactaCGACGACACACACGACGACTCAG TCCCAGCAGTGGGGGTCAGGGGGAAAACAGCCCaccatcttcacctcctctgacccctcagatgaggaagaggaggctgtaCAGTGCCGTGCCAGGACGCACCTTCATCGCCACCCAGTCCTACGTGCCTCAGGGGACCGGAGAGATCCAGCTGCACCGCGGGgagagggtcaaag TTCTGTCTATCGGTGAGGGAGGATTCTGGGAAGGAAGCGTGAAAGGACGCACCGGCTGGTTTCCTGCCGACTGCATTGAAGAAGTGCAGATGAGACAGTATGACCCACGACTCG AGACGAGGGAGGACCGCACCAAGAGACTCTTCAGACACTACACCGTGGGCTCCTATGACAACTACACCTCCTACAG CGACTACGTGATCGAGGAGAAGACTGCCGTGTTACAAAAGAGAGACAGCGAGGGCTTCGGCTTCGTCCTCAGAGGAGCTAAAG CTGAGACCCCCATTGAGGAGTTTGTCCCCACCCCAGCCTTTCCTGCACTGCAGTACCTGGAGTCGGTTGACCAGGGGGGTGTGGCCTGGAGGGCGGGGCTAAGGACTGGAGACTTCCTGATAGAG GTGAATGGCAGCGATGTGGTGAAGGTGGGTCACCGGCAGGTCGTCTCTCTTATCCGTCAGGGAGGAAGTCGGCTCCTGATGAAGGTTGTCTCTGTCTCCCGAAAATCTGAGTCCAACCTGATCCGGAAAAAAG ctccacctcctccaaaaCGTGCTCCAAGTACCTCGTTGACGCTTCGATCCAAGTCCATGACTGCTGACCTGGAAGAGATag ccagGAGGCGCCGAATTG AGAAACTAGATGAGATGTTGGCTGGaggtcaacaggaagtggtcctCAGAGCCCGTCCAACAGAGGACttcagagcagcaacagtgaAACAGAGACCAACAAGCCGACGGATCACTCAGGCTGAGATCaat tcccTGTTTGAGCGGCAGGGTGTGACCCCACCCACAGGTCTCGAAAAGAGCACCATGGCCGTACCTCGAGGAATGTCGAGAACCAAGAGCTTTG GGACTCCGGAGGATGACCGGATTACAGCACTGATCAACGAAAGTCGGTTTCCTCGGAGCTCCTCCTTGACGGAAAGCTtcatccctccccctccccagacagctccaccccctcctccctccgcttcctccacctccccactcttcctcctcgaTTCTggccctcctccttcctttctcccacctcctccaccttccagAGCAGAGGGGCTGTCCCGCTCCAGCTTCAAGCCGGGTGCAGAGCCAAGGCTCCAGGAGCTCTCCGACTCGCCCCTGAGAAGCCACGCCCACGCCGAGCGGCAGAGGAAGGCGCGATCCATGATCATCCTGCAGGACATGCCACCAGCTCTTCAAcctgacacacatgcactgcacacagccacacacacagccacacacacacttcacaccgccacacacacctccacgcTGTCCGTCCACAGCACTAGCCCCGCCCTCGGGCACTCACCGCTGTCACGCCGACGAGGACGCCCCATAGAAAACCCTTATGCTAATGTAGGGCAACAGGCTCCACCCTCCAAaccacagaggaggaaatcACCTTTGCTGAAACAACTTCCTGTTGAGGAGCAGG GTCTCGGAATAAAAGATTCAGATCCATCCAAGTTGGAACCGCCGGGCAGTCCCAGCAGGGCGGAGTTAtaccagcagcaggttctgtCAGAGCGGGCTCGTGTTCAGGGCCGCAGGtcttccctcttcctgtctgtggaggGATCCGGATCAGAAAACCAGGTCCCACCTCTCCTGACTCAGAGTCACTCAATGGACGACCTGGGCGAACTTCCCCCTCCAGCACCTGTCCTGTCGCCCTCGCCAACGCCTCACAccttcctccatcctctgaCAGGGAAACCGCTGG ACCCCTCCTCTCCACTGGCCCTGGCTCTCGCCGCCCGTGAACGAGCCCTTACTGCTCGTACACCGAGTCCAGAGCCTCGACTGAAACACACGTCCACTTCCACCACACCTATTCCCACCCCGGCCGCTAGCCCTGAGGGCAGACACAAGAGAACTCCTGCAACCACCCCACAGAGCAGTCCCGAGCCACGATCCAAGCGCACCACCCCTCAAACCAGCCCTGAGCAGCGAACCAAGCGCACCACTCCCCAGACCAGCCCTGAAATGAGGCATAAACGCATAACCCCACCCCTTTTCCCTGATGGACAGGTGGAACGCCCTGAAACAGAGGGAGGGGTGACGTCAcctgctgccccctcccctgAACGCTGGAAGCCCGCCCCTCTGCCACCACTGGCAAATGAGAGTCATGCTGCTCTGATTGACAGACGCAGAAGCCTAACAGTGGGCAGCTCTGAGGAAGAGGGCGGGGCTTACACAGTAACACTCCCTCCAGCATTACTGTCATCCAGTGATGAGGAGACGAGGGAGGAGCTCCGCAGAATTGGTCTTGTTACTCCGCCTCCTGCCTTTTCCAATACATGTGCTCCACCACCTTCCTCGCTTACGTTGTTGCCACGGCGAGTTGGGGAAGGCGGAGGCGGAGAGAGTGGTCCCGACTCGCTGGGTAGACGAGGGGATGAAGAAGAAGGAAGCAGCGAACGCGTCCCAGACAGCTCCTCTTCCCCTAGCTCACTTCCTCCTTCCATCACATTGGCCTCCCCTCCAGCCCCAacatccccctcctcccctcccacaGCTCAGCCTTCCCCATCATCCCCAGCTACCTCCCCAATTGCTCTCAAGCCACGCCTTCGCTCCCCTATTGGACGGGGCCGCTCTGCTCTCCGGGACCCTCTCCTGAAACAGTCGTCAGACAGCGAGCTCCTCCCAATTgcctcttctgcttcctccccctcttccccacTTTGTTCGtcccccaccagcagcagccgacAGCCACGCTACCTGTTCCAGAGGAGGTCGAAGTTATGGGGGGGTGGAGAAGACCGCGGGGAGGAGCGCCGAGGCCTCAACACAGAAGAGGTAGGAGGTCGTCCGGCAGCTCTTGGAGGTCAGGGTTCCGGGTCAGCTGTCGACCTGACCAGCCGCTCGGCATCGGCTCTGGAGCTGAGCGGACGAGCTGGGTCTGGACTTGACCTTGCTAACCGGCTACAACTGCTCAATAAAGACAGCCACTCGCTAGGAGAGGAGCCAAGTTCCTTGGATCCAGGGAGGAGGTcgccagtgggcggggccag ATGTGGCAACGGAGACAGTAAATCATAG